The proteins below come from a single candidate division TA06 bacterium genomic window:
- a CDS encoding GNAT family N-acetyltransferase — MTIRRYQKKDSGAWNQLVEDSWNGTFLHTRRYLSYHGNRFKDVSLIIENSQGLPVAAFPAAVDPHEPMAIISHPGITYGGIVHKGDLRGEDMVNALGMIAKYYSNVGYKSLSYKAVPFFYHRIPAEDDRYAISRLNGRLARCELSAVINLFSRGQLSGRRKRCLTKAAGSGLKIVSGKELLPDFWRLLEKTLRQRHNVSPVHSLSEITKLSKLFPENIECVAAVLGRKMVAGALLYKTHSVTRTQYLASDEEGRKNGALDLVLENSILKAKETGGRYLDLGTSNLEQGRVLNQNLYRFKTEFGAGGVVFEQFQIML; from the coding sequence ATGACAATACGTCGCTATCAAAAAAAAGACTCTGGGGCCTGGAATCAGCTGGTCGAGGATTCGTGGAACGGCACTTTCCTGCATACCCGCAGGTATCTATCCTACCATGGGAACAGGTTCAAGGATGTTTCCCTGATCATAGAGAATTCGCAAGGTCTGCCGGTGGCGGCTTTTCCGGCTGCCGTTGATCCTCATGAGCCTATGGCAATCATCAGTCATCCGGGAATAACTTACGGCGGGATAGTGCACAAAGGCGATCTGCGGGGAGAGGATATGGTGAATGCCCTGGGGATGATCGCCAAGTATTATTCCAATGTCGGCTATAAATCCTTGTCTTATAAGGCTGTCCCTTTTTTCTATCACCGGATTCCGGCCGAAGATGACCGATATGCCATTTCCAGGCTCAATGGCCGGCTTGCCCGCTGCGAGCTTTCGGCGGTGATAAATTTATTTTCCCGAGGACAGCTTTCCGGCCGGCGGAAACGCTGCCTGACCAAGGCGGCGGGATCGGGCCTGAAAATAGTTTCCGGCAAAGAGCTGCTTCCGGATTTCTGGCGCTTGCTAGAGAAAACCCTGCGCCAGAGACATAACGTCAGCCCGGTGCATTCACTTTCAGAGATCACCAAACTTTCAAAACTTTTCCCGGAAAACATCGAATGCGTGGCGGCGGTGCTGGGGCGGAAAATGGTGGCCGGGGCCTTGCTTTATAAAACACATTCCGTTACCCGCACCCAGTATCTGGCCTCGGACGAGGAGGGCCGTAAGAACGGGGCTCTGGACCTGGTGCTGGAGAACAGCATCTTAAAAGCCAAGGAAACCGGCGGCCGCTATTTAGACCTTGGTACCAGCAACCTGGAGCAGGGCCGGGTCCTCAACCAGAACCTGTACCGGTTCAAGACGGAATTCGGCGCGGGAGGAGTGGTCTTCGAACAATTCCAGATCATGCTCTAG
- a CDS encoding WxcM-like domain-containing protein yields the protein MKKIAPKIMNLPKMTDPNGNLTFIEARKHVPFDIQRVFYLYDVPGGATRAGHALKTCQQLLIAISGSFDVILSDGRKSTRHHLNRSYSGLYIPPLVWREIENFSSGSVCLVLASEKYDQKNYYRRFADFTKAVKRLEP from the coding sequence ATGAAAAAAATCGCCCCCAAGATAATGAACCTGCCGAAGATGACCGACCCCAACGGCAACCTGACCTTCATAGAAGCCCGGAAGCATGTTCCTTTTGACATCCAGCGGGTCTTCTATCTTTACGATGTGCCCGGCGGGGCCACCAGGGCCGGCCATGCCCTGAAGACCTGCCAGCAGCTCCTGATAGCCATCTCCGGGAGTTTTGATGTGATCCTTAGCGACGGACGTAAAAGCACCAGGCACCATCTCAACCGCTCCTACTCCGGGCTGTATATCCCGCCCCTGGTCTGGAGGGAGATCGAGAATTTTTCCTCGGGATCGGTCTGCCTGGTTTTGGCTTCGGAAAAATACGACCAGAAGAATTATTACCGCCGTTTTGCCGATTTCACCAAAGCGGTCAAAAGGCTGGAGCCGTGA
- a CDS encoding DegT/DnrJ/EryC1/StrS family aminotransferase: protein MKVAFADIKSTYTRLKPELDVAYARVMDSGRYILGEEVGAFEKEFASFCGAGHCVAVANGLEALELILKGYGLGQGHEVIVPANTCIATWLAVTNVGARPVPVEPDLKTFNIDPGRVEKATTSKTRAIMAVHLYGLPAEMDKLGEIAARRRILLIEDAAQAHGAGYRGRTAGNLGQAAAFSFYPTKNLGAFGDAGAVVTSDGQLAEKVRLLRNYGSPTKYQHLIPGGNSRMDPLQAAFLRVKLKHLEQWNRERRMAAASYQERLGGLKDLVLPQAPKDCEPCWHQYVVRTKHREKLKLSLEQAGIETMVHYPIPPHLSPAYSSLKYKTGDFPLTEEIADTALSLPMGLQLSSDAQDYVINEIIKALK, encoded by the coding sequence GTGAAGGTTGCCTTTGCCGACATCAAGTCCACTTATACCCGGCTGAAGCCCGAACTGGATGTGGCCTATGCCCGGGTGATGGACTCCGGCCGGTATATCCTGGGGGAGGAGGTCGGGGCTTTCGAAAAAGAGTTCGCTTCGTTCTGCGGGGCCGGGCACTGCGTGGCCGTGGCCAACGGCCTGGAGGCGCTGGAGCTGATCCTTAAGGGTTACGGCCTCGGGCAAGGCCACGAAGTGATAGTCCCGGCCAACACCTGCATTGCCACCTGGCTGGCGGTCACCAATGTTGGGGCCAGGCCGGTGCCGGTGGAGCCGGACCTGAAAACTTTCAACATAGATCCGGGCCGAGTCGAAAAGGCGACCACCTCTAAAACCCGGGCCATAATGGCCGTTCACCTCTACGGACTACCAGCGGAAATGGACAAGCTCGGGGAGATAGCCGCCCGCCGCCGGATTTTGCTCATCGAAGACGCGGCCCAGGCCCACGGCGCAGGGTATCGCGGCCGGACCGCCGGGAACTTGGGACAGGCGGCGGCCTTCAGTTTTTACCCCACCAAGAACCTGGGCGCCTTCGGGGATGCCGGGGCGGTGGTGACCAGCGATGGGCAGCTGGCCGAAAAGGTCAGGCTGCTGCGGAACTACGGCTCCCCAACAAAGTACCAGCACCTGATACCCGGGGGCAATTCCCGGATGGACCCGCTCCAGGCAGCCTTTCTGCGGGTCAAGCTCAAGCACCTGGAGCAATGGAACCGGGAGCGCCGGATGGCGGCCGCCAGCTATCAGGAAAGGCTGGGCGGGCTGAAAGACCTGGTCCTGCCGCAGGCCCCCAAGGACTGCGAACCCTGCTGGCACCAGTACGTGGTTCGGACAAAACACCGGGAAAAGCTGAAACTGTCCTTGGAGCAGGCCGGCATCGAAACCATGGTTCACTACCCCATACCGCCGCATCTATCGCCGGCCTACTCCTCCCTCAAATATAAAACCGGTGATTTTCCTCTGACCGAAGAGATAGCCGATACGGCGTTGAGCCTGCCCATGGGCCTTCAGTTATCATCCGACGCCCAGGACTACGTGATCAATGAGATCATCAAGGCGCTTAAGTGA
- a CDS encoding N-acetylmuramoyl-L-alanine amidase, giving the protein MTIIDGRGGAKISETVTFEKEEYLSLTDLSASWNAQAAWSELTGNADLKLPGHTLRFSADNTFFLVDGKSYNLFNPVRLYQGELYVPMELFTRFLITLWGRSIIWDSQDRKLSLGGISPEQIKIPEARRRPGVQEKTGIQKVVLDPGHGGKDPGAVGPTGLCEKDVTLEIAFMLKTILEQDYNLIVVMTRRDDTFIPLGDRTKIANQEAADIFISIHCNAAPRKKAKLKTMRGVETYFLSLAKTDDARATAAMENSAISFEQPQQNVANQDDVQFILWDMVQNEFLTESSDLAELVQESLARKLPTVPSRGINQAGFYVLNGAYMPAILVETSFISHKEEEKLLKKPDNLKKIAQGIASGLAAFAQKYQKEMGQ; this is encoded by the coding sequence ATGACCATCATCGACGGGCGGGGCGGGGCCAAGATCTCCGAGACCGTGACCTTCGAAAAAGAGGAGTACCTCAGTTTAACAGACCTGTCCGCCAGCTGGAACGCCCAGGCCGCCTGGTCCGAGCTTACCGGCAACGCCGACCTGAAGCTGCCGGGCCACACCCTGCGTTTTTCGGCCGACAACACCTTCTTTCTGGTCGACGGGAAATCCTACAACCTGTTCAACCCGGTGCGGCTGTACCAGGGCGAACTGTATGTGCCGATGGAGCTTTTCACCCGTTTCCTGATCACCCTATGGGGGCGCAGCATAATCTGGGACAGCCAGGACCGCAAACTGAGCCTGGGCGGCATCAGCCCGGAGCAGATCAAGATCCCCGAAGCCCGGCGCCGCCCCGGTGTCCAGGAGAAGACCGGCATCCAAAAGGTGGTATTGGACCCCGGCCACGGCGGCAAGGACCCAGGGGCGGTGGGCCCCACCGGCCTGTGCGAAAAGGACGTCACCCTGGAGATAGCCTTCATGCTCAAGACCATACTGGAACAAGACTACAACCTGATCGTGGTGATGACCCGCCGGGACGACACCTTCATCCCGCTGGGAGACCGCACCAAGATAGCCAACCAAGAGGCGGCCGATATATTCATCAGCATCCATTGCAACGCGGCCCCGCGCAAGAAAGCGAAGCTCAAGACCATGCGGGGGGTGGAAACCTACTTCCTCTCGCTGGCCAAGACCGACGACGCCCGGGCCACGGCGGCCATGGAAAACTCGGCCATCAGTTTTGAGCAGCCCCAGCAGAACGTGGCCAACCAGGACGACGTCCAGTTCATTTTGTGGGACATGGTCCAGAACGAGTTCCTGACCGAGTCCAGCGACTTGGCCGAACTGGTGCAGGAGTCGCTGGCCAGGAAACTGCCCACCGTGCCCAGCCGGGGCATCAACCAGGCCGGGTTCTATGTTCTCAACGGGGCCTACATGCCGGCCATTCTGGTGGAGACCTCTTTCATCTCGCACAAAGAGGAAGAGAAGCTTTTGAAGAAGCCGGATAATCTCAAGAAGATCGCCCAGGGGATAGCCTCAGGCCTGGCGGCCTTTGCCCAGAAGTACCAGAAGGAAATGGGGCAGTAG
- a CDS encoding phosphoribosylglycinamide formyltransferase, translated as MENKLKTACLVSGGGTNLQAIIDNIEAGKLEAEIAAVISNVPGVGALERAKRHGLPWFVVNNKDFATRELFDRELASIIDRQEAKLVCLCGFMRVLTPEFVDHYKNRIINIHPALLPDFGGKGFYGHKVHEAVLASGIKESGCTVHFVDKEVDHGPIILQRTVEVLPGDTPDTLAERVLQEEHKAYSQAIELFAQNRLEIKDRKVLVKPS; from the coding sequence ATGGAAAACAAACTTAAAACAGCCTGCCTGGTTTCGGGCGGGGGCACCAACCTTCAGGCCATAATCGACAACATCGAGGCCGGAAAGCTGGAGGCAGAAATTGCCGCCGTGATCTCCAATGTTCCCGGCGTTGGCGCTTTGGAACGGGCTAAAAGGCACGGGCTACCCTGGTTCGTAGTCAATAACAAAGATTTCGCCACCCGCGAACTGTTCGACCGGGAGCTGGCTTCCATCATCGACCGCCAGGAAGCAAAACTGGTTTGCCTGTGCGGTTTCATGCGGGTGCTGACCCCGGAGTTCGTGGACCACTATAAGAACCGGATCATCAACATCCACCCGGCCCTGCTGCCCGACTTCGGGGGCAAGGGATTTTACGGCCATAAAGTACATGAGGCGGTGCTGGCCTCGGGCATCAAAGAGTCCGGCTGCACCGTCCATTTTGTGGACAAGGAGGTAGACCACGGGCCCATCATTCTCCAGCGCACAGTAGAAGTTTTACCCGGAGACACTCCCGACACCTTGGCCGAGCGGGTGCTGCAGGAAGAACATAAAGCCTATTCCCAGGCTATTGAACTCTTTGCCCAAAACCGGCTGGAGATTAAGGACCGAAAAGTGCTGGTAAAACCGTCATGA
- the lnt gene encoding apolipoprotein N-acyltransferase: MNGKRPISLFLTGLTSLLLFSAFPLFSLWPLAFVCLIPLMAAAKDLSVKKTFMLSWLSGTAFYIGLLHWIVFNPAVEGWVRPLLYLGVALIGFYLSLYFAASFALAKWLAGRSKIPFWAWLALCLPALDFIRSQGLLGFPWGSLGYALAPWTSSIQMASLTGVYGLTCWAVLVNGLLFALGSSLWKERTRLAEVFRRPKTVAQIIVLALLLLLPPWLGHLAVRSVEKISMESPQMKTALIQGNIQQGLRWDKEFQRFNFNAYKRLTGEASAQKAGLVIWPETAMPFYLRYQAQYFKELCQLSEVTGSMILTGAPDLAIGESQKELYFNAAFLFTPGQGLVGSYAKSQLVPFGERFPLKNNIPFLKNVSFGEGEWTSGQDTVVFKTPDLILSCLICFESIFPAIARHQVNRGSKILVNITNDGWFGRSGAALQHAQMSVLRAVENRRAVARCANSGISMFILPSGRVAQPTPLYQQTVTVESLPLLSFRTFYSRFGDVFIYILILLIAAAALITLVKRRT; encoded by the coding sequence ATGAACGGAAAACGGCCCATATCACTGTTTTTAACAGGTCTCACCAGCCTGCTTTTATTTTCCGCCTTCCCTTTGTTCTCGCTTTGGCCCTTGGCTTTCGTCTGCCTGATCCCCCTGATGGCCGCCGCCAAAGATCTTTCGGTCAAAAAAACATTTATGCTCTCCTGGCTTTCGGGAACGGCCTTTTATATCGGCCTGCTGCATTGGATAGTCTTCAATCCCGCGGTGGAGGGCTGGGTCCGGCCCCTGTTGTACCTGGGGGTGGCGTTGATCGGCTTCTATCTCTCGCTGTATTTTGCCGCAAGTTTTGCCCTGGCCAAGTGGCTGGCGGGGCGCTCCAAAATTCCCTTCTGGGCCTGGCTGGCCTTGTGCCTCCCGGCGCTTGATTTTATCCGCAGTCAGGGGCTTTTGGGATTTCCTTGGGGCAGCCTGGGCTATGCCCTGGCGCCCTGGACTTCAAGCATTCAGATGGCGTCGCTGACCGGGGTTTACGGACTGACCTGCTGGGCCGTGCTGGTAAACGGACTGCTGTTTGCCTTGGGGTCGAGTCTGTGGAAGGAACGCACCAGGTTGGCAGAAGTTTTTCGCCGACCTAAAACAGTCGCACAGATCATAGTTCTGGCCCTGCTCCTGTTGCTGCCACCCTGGCTGGGCCATCTGGCCGTCCGCTCGGTTGAAAAAATCTCCATGGAATCGCCCCAGATGAAGACCGCCCTGATCCAGGGCAACATCCAGCAGGGCCTGCGCTGGGACAAGGAATTCCAGCGCTTTAATTTTAACGCCTACAAGAGGCTGACTGGCGAAGCCTCCGCCCAAAAAGCTGGACTGGTGATTTGGCCCGAGACAGCAATGCCTTTTTACCTGAGGTACCAGGCCCAGTATTTCAAAGAGCTTTGCCAGTTATCTGAGGTGACCGGTTCCATGATCCTGACTGGGGCTCCGGATTTGGCCATAGGGGAAAGCCAGAAAGAATTGTATTTTAACGCCGCCTTTCTTTTCACCCCGGGCCAGGGGCTTGTTGGCAGTTACGCCAAAAGCCAGCTGGTGCCCTTCGGCGAAAGGTTCCCCTTAAAGAACAATATCCCGTTTTTGAAAAACGTCAGTTTCGGCGAGGGCGAGTGGACTTCAGGGCAGGATACCGTGGTGTTCAAAACGCCCGACCTTATCCTGTCCTGCCTGATCTGCTTTGAGTCCATCTTTCCGGCCATCGCCAGACATCAGGTAAACCGGGGATCAAAGATACTGGTCAACATCACCAACGACGGTTGGTTCGGGCGTTCCGGCGCCGCTCTGCAGCACGCCCAGATGTCGGTTTTACGGGCGGTGGAGAACCGCCGGGCCGTGGCCCGCTGCGCCAATTCCGGCATCTCCATGTTCATCCTGCCTTCGGGGAGGGTCGCCCAGCCCACCCCCCTTTACCAACAAACTGTGACGGTGGAGTCCCTTCCGTTATTGAGCTTCAGGACTTTTTACAGCCGTTTCGGCGATGTCTTCATATATATTCTGATTTTATTGATCGCGGCGGCGGCTTTGATTACTCTGGTTAAAAGACGCACTTAG
- a CDS encoding energy transducer TonB has translation MKNIIWLFPLAGALLGFAASYLAFYLKFRLAPAPGYTRLNYRAIESFNLKSALFSAVVLMVLVMGAAGGYPYLKNLRQVEPEKGPRGFTPMPRDSLIRLIPQPPSLDPKDNPGPEFPEIIKRPAPGSKIVLVEDDVADTLILDDQTNRDIVNAYSRNSTPATDSLIKNAVIGDNSDLPYPGVFVPHSQAPVVLNAVRPVYPSICRNMGAEGRVILQALVDKSGNVAKVRVLKSSGNDALDEAAMEALKASIFSPALQGDKPVAVWLSYPVVFSLE, from the coding sequence ATGAAAAACATAATCTGGTTGTTCCCGCTGGCTGGAGCCCTTTTAGGGTTCGCCGCAAGCTACCTGGCCTTTTACCTCAAATTCAGATTGGCGCCGGCCCCAGGCTATACCCGGCTGAACTACCGGGCCATAGAAAGCTTTAACCTGAAGTCGGCCCTTTTCAGTGCTGTGGTCCTGATGGTTTTGGTGATGGGGGCGGCTGGAGGTTATCCTTACTTAAAAAACTTGAGACAGGTGGAACCGGAGAAAGGGCCTCGTGGTTTTACCCCCATGCCCAGGGACTCTTTGATCCGGTTGATCCCCCAACCGCCCTCGCTTGACCCCAAAGACAATCCCGGTCCGGAGTTCCCGGAGATCATCAAACGCCCGGCCCCGGGCAGTAAAATAGTATTGGTTGAGGACGATGTGGCCGATACCCTTATTCTGGACGACCAGACCAACAGGGATATTGTGAACGCCTATTCCAGGAACTCGACCCCGGCCACTGATAGCCTGATCAAGAACGCGGTGATCGGCGACAACTCCGATCTTCCTTATCCCGGCGTTTTTGTACCCCACAGCCAGGCTCCAGTAGTCTTAAATGCGGTCCGGCCGGTCTACCCCTCCATCTGCCGGAATATGGGGGCCGAGGGCAGGGTCATCCTCCAGGCGCTGGTGGACAAGAGCGGAAATGTGGCCAAGGTCAGGGTGCTAAAGAGCTCAGGCAATGACGCCCTGGACGAGGCGGCCATGGAAGCCTTAAAGGCCTCCATCTTCTCACCGGCCCTGCAAGGGGACAAACCGGTGGCGGTCTGGCTGAGCTACCCGGTGGTGTTCAGCCTGGAGTGA
- a CDS encoding PD-(D/E)XK nuclease family protein: MSRSYLLPKGSDLVARICRMIPKDQADLSQTMVVFPGRRPSHFLLRALFRQDRIRPFLAPRLFSIDDWVDWAALELGQSASPLLAADGVALLFKLHQDLRLPGDQGDPLSFEEFMAWGFKLLGDLEELRLERVSKEQLKGVQALAGESWPARFQQMLPHLAEWYEGFYRELESQKFSTRANSYFLAASNIERLDLSSFKTVILAGFYALTGCEQEIFKNLVKRDNVTLVLRDGPGIGRIISQLKVFPEKAGREQASPKVSFYRATDSHGQVMGLKPLLDQAGEKLDDAVLVLPRPDTVFPLIHHILPGLSVPWNISLGYPLERTPLYGLMQSLAKAQESRDQSGYFLPDYLRLMLHPYVKNLALGKASFPSRILLQALEQVLNERGRRLVTLEEIENDPEIRIKLEQKLQGLSDQGWNLEELFAHLAGLHRLLLLPLEQPDTVAAFALNLLTVVSRIAENSPAGRHPYAAKFFMSMTGCLEQLQNSLLAGQSFTETKIYFGLLDGFVRQARVPFPGTPLNGLQALGFLETRDLAFERVLVLDANDGILPEGRMPDAILPQALRTQLGLPGSAQRELISRYHFENLIFGAKEVSLFYSHGGGAQRSRFLEQLVWERQKAEGRLSAGGDRLLKYAESFTQQDPPQVSKTPAMMEAVSRLSFSASMLDSYLGCGLKFYHHYLLAIRELDQVGGDIEARQIGTTVHRVLKIFFEGRPDGPFAPQPRDFARMDAVVDQVIRELHGDVLDGGMCLVASQIKARMAQLLQHHREMKPAPEVLGRELKLEGTVDILPGLQAVPVNGTLDRIDRRGGRLVIVDYKTGGSAKVPSFKNFDLDRRQGWAKALGSVQLPFYLMLYCAFTPEADPKAVDSELLLLGGKAIKTQPLFKDLETRDKNYQDCLEAIARLVSEIRDPGLPFTGTQDTQNQCRHCDFKVMCGRQWVPAQ, translated from the coding sequence ATGAGCAGATCATACTTGCTGCCCAAGGGGTCGGATCTGGTGGCCAGAATCTGCCGGATGATTCCCAAAGACCAGGCGGACCTCTCCCAAACCATGGTAGTCTTTCCCGGCCGCCGTCCCTCCCATTTCCTGCTGCGGGCGCTCTTTAGGCAGGACCGCATCAGGCCTTTTCTGGCCCCCCGCCTCTTCTCCATCGACGACTGGGTGGACTGGGCGGCCCTAGAGCTGGGGCAGTCTGCCAGCCCGCTTTTGGCCGCCGACGGGGTGGCGCTGCTGTTCAAGTTGCACCAGGACCTAAGGCTGCCGGGGGATCAGGGGGATCCGCTGTCCTTCGAGGAATTCATGGCCTGGGGCTTCAAGCTGCTGGGCGATTTAGAGGAGCTGCGGCTGGAACGGGTTTCAAAGGAGCAGCTGAAGGGAGTCCAGGCCCTGGCCGGAGAGTCCTGGCCAGCCCGTTTTCAACAGATGCTGCCGCACCTGGCGGAATGGTATGAGGGGTTTTACCGGGAACTGGAATCCCAAAAATTTTCCACCCGGGCCAACAGCTATTTCCTGGCGGCTTCAAACATTGAAAGGCTGGACCTCTCGTCCTTTAAAACGGTGATCCTGGCCGGCTTCTACGCTTTGACCGGATGCGAGCAAGAGATCTTCAAGAATCTGGTAAAACGCGACAATGTGACCCTGGTGCTGCGGGACGGCCCGGGCATAGGCCGCATCATCTCCCAGCTAAAAGTTTTCCCGGAAAAGGCCGGCCGGGAGCAGGCTTCCCCTAAGGTCAGCTTTTACCGGGCCACCGACAGCCACGGCCAGGTGATGGGCCTGAAACCGCTGCTGGATCAAGCCGGGGAAAAACTGGATGACGCAGTGCTGGTATTGCCCCGGCCCGACACCGTCTTTCCCCTGATCCATCACATCCTGCCGGGACTTTCCGTCCCCTGGAACATCTCCCTGGGCTATCCATTGGAGCGCACCCCGCTCTACGGGCTGATGCAGTCGCTGGCCAAGGCCCAGGAAAGCCGGGACCAGAGCGGTTATTTTCTGCCGGACTATTTGCGGCTAATGCTGCACCCTTATGTCAAGAACCTGGCCCTGGGGAAGGCCAGCTTTCCTTCCCGGATACTGCTGCAGGCCCTGGAACAGGTCTTGAACGAAAGGGGGCGGAGGCTGGTGACCCTGGAGGAGATAGAAAACGATCCTGAGATCAGAATCAAACTTGAGCAAAAGCTTCAAGGGCTTTCGGATCAGGGATGGAACCTTGAGGAATTGTTCGCCCACCTGGCCGGATTGCACCGGCTGCTGCTTTTGCCGTTGGAGCAGCCGGACACGGTGGCCGCCTTCGCCTTAAATCTGTTGACCGTGGTGTCCCGGATAGCCGAAAACAGCCCGGCCGGCCGGCATCCCTATGCCGCCAAATTTTTTATGTCCATGACCGGCTGTCTGGAACAGCTGCAAAACTCGCTTTTGGCCGGCCAGTCCTTTACTGAAACCAAAATCTACTTCGGGCTGCTGGATGGTTTTGTCCGGCAGGCCCGGGTGCCGTTTCCCGGCACCCCCCTAAACGGGTTGCAGGCGCTGGGCTTTTTGGAGACCAGGGACCTGGCCTTTGAAAGGGTGCTGGTTTTGGACGCCAACGACGGCATCCTGCCCGAGGGCCGGATGCCGGATGCCATTCTGCCCCAGGCCCTGCGGACCCAGCTGGGGCTTCCCGGATCGGCCCAGCGGGAGCTGATCTCCCGCTATCATTTTGAAAACCTCATTTTTGGGGCCAAGGAGGTCAGCCTGTTCTACAGCCATGGCGGCGGGGCCCAGCGCAGCCGGTTTTTGGAGCAGCTGGTTTGGGAAAGGCAGAAGGCCGAGGGCAGGCTTTCTGCCGGCGGGGACAGGCTTTTAAAGTACGCCGAGTCATTTACCCAACAGGATCCGCCGCAGGTTTCAAAAACCCCGGCCATGATGGAAGCTGTGTCCCGGCTGTCGTTCTCGGCTTCGATGCTGGACAGCTACCTGGGCTGCGGGCTGAAGTTTTACCACCACTACCTGCTGGCGATACGGGAGCTGGACCAGGTGGGCGGCGACATCGAGGCCCGGCAGATCGGCACCACCGTCCACCGGGTACTGAAAATATTCTTCGAGGGCCGTCCGGACGGGCCCTTCGCGCCCCAGCCCAGGGATTTCGCAAGGATGGATGCCGTGGTGGACCAGGTCATAAGGGAGCTGCACGGCGATGTCCTGGACGGTGGCATGTGCCTGGTGGCCTCCCAGATCAAGGCCAGGATGGCCCAGCTGCTGCAGCACCATAGGGAAATGAAGCCGGCCCCGGAGGTCTTAGGCCGCGAGTTGAAGCTCGAGGGGACGGTGGATATTCTCCCCGGGCTGCAAGCGGTGCCGGTCAACGGCACCCTAGACCGGATAGACAGAAGGGGCGGGCGGCTGGTGATCGTGGACTACAAGACCGGCGGCTCGGCCAAAGTTCCCTCTTTTAAAAATTTCGATTTGGACCGGCGCCAGGGCTGGGCCAAGGCGTTAGGCTCGGTGCAGCTTCCGTTCTACCTCATGCTTTACTGCGCCTTCACTCCCGAAGCGGACCCGAAGGCGGTGGACAGCGAGCTGCTGCTCTTGGGGGGAAAGGCCATCAAGACACAGCCGCTGTTCAAGGATTTGGAAACCCGGGATAAAAATTATCAGGACTGCCTGGAGGCCATCGCCCGGCTGGTTAGTGAGATCCGGGACCCCGGCCTTCCCTTTACCGGCACCCAGGATACTCAAAACCAATGCCGGCACTGCGATTTCAAGGTGATGTGCGGCCGGCAGTGGGTGCCGGCCCAATAG